From Bacteroidales bacterium, one genomic window encodes:
- the topA gene encoding type I DNA topoisomerase → MGENLVIVESPAKAKTIEKFLGKEYTVKSSFGHICDLAKKNLGIDIEHGFEPKYEVSADKKKVVSELKALAKKAQTVWLASDEDREGEAIAWHLQNNLGLKDENTKRIVFHEITKSAILEAIQNPRKVDMDLVMAQQARRVLDRLVGFELSPILWKKVAPKLSAGRVQSVAVKLIVDREREIQVFKADSFYKVTGIFHPATLPEKIKLSAALDTKFNSSAEAEAFLNKCRGCNFAVEGTEKKKISRTPAPPFTTSALQQEAGRKCGFSVSQTMRIAQKLYESGLITYMRTDSTNLSTLALTTIKQTITENYGAQYSKTRQYKTKSKGAQEAHEAIRPTYASNLTIEGTAQEKRLYSLIWKRAVASQMADAELEKTVITIGGDKISEKFTSEGEQILFDGFLKLYLEGRDDEPEEEAENQLIPAIPDSEKMMPLEIAATQRFTQKPPRYSEASLVKKMEELEIGRPSTYAPTITTIMARGYIVKEDRDGVERKYEKMTLSGEKIEKTELTEKTGAEKNKLFPEDIGTLVTDFLEKNFTSIMDYGFTAKIEGDFDKIAAGKMVWNNLIKTFYGPFHQKVEASMEEKGHVNAQRSLGKDPASGKEIIVRLGKFGPVVQKGDNDDPKKEFSSLRKGQSIETITLEEALKLFDLPREVGKWKDKVVTAAIGRFGPYIKYDNKFVSLGKLYDPYTITEDEACALIEDHIQKEANKVIRVFEKEDIHVLNGRFGPYIKCGKDNYKIPKGKNAKKAEELTLEDCQNIIKNSEPTGRSRRGKK, encoded by the coding sequence ATGGGAGAGAATCTTGTTATAGTCGAATCACCTGCAAAGGCAAAGACTATTGAAAAATTTCTAGGTAAAGAGTACACTGTCAAATCCAGCTTTGGACATATTTGCGATCTTGCAAAAAAGAATCTTGGAATTGACATTGAACATGGATTTGAACCAAAGTATGAAGTCTCTGCAGACAAAAAGAAAGTTGTCTCTGAACTTAAAGCTTTGGCAAAAAAGGCGCAGACTGTCTGGCTTGCATCCGATGAAGACCGTGAGGGAGAGGCTATTGCATGGCATCTCCAGAATAATCTTGGTCTAAAAGATGAGAACACTAAGAGGATTGTGTTCCATGAAATTACCAAGAGCGCAATTTTGGAGGCAATTCAAAATCCGCGCAAAGTTGATATGGATTTGGTGATGGCGCAGCAAGCGCGCAGAGTGCTTGACCGTCTTGTCGGTTTTGAACTCTCCCCTATCCTTTGGAAAAAAGTTGCACCGAAACTTTCAGCGGGCAGAGTTCAATCTGTCGCAGTAAAATTAATAGTAGACAGAGAGCGTGAAATTCAGGTATTTAAGGCTGATTCTTTCTATAAGGTAACTGGCATTTTCCATCCCGCTACGCTTCCGGAAAAAATTAAGTTGAGCGCCGCGCTGGATACAAAATTTAATTCAAGCGCAGAGGCGGAAGCCTTCCTTAATAAGTGCCGCGGATGCAACTTTGCAGTTGAGGGGACAGAGAAAAAGAAAATTTCCAGAACACCTGCTCCTCCATTTACAACATCTGCGCTTCAGCAGGAGGCGGGACGTAAGTGCGGTTTCTCAGTTTCTCAAACAATGAGAATTGCGCAGAAACTTTATGAGAGCGGATTAATTACTTACATGCGTACAGATTCCACTAATTTATCTACGCTTGCGTTAACCACTATCAAACAGACAATTACAGAGAACTATGGAGCGCAATACTCCAAGACAAGACAATACAAAACAAAGAGCAAAGGGGCGCAGGAAGCTCATGAGGCTATACGTCCAACCTATGCTTCCAATCTAACAATAGAGGGAACTGCACAGGAGAAAAGACTTTACTCTTTAATTTGGAAACGCGCCGTTGCATCTCAAATGGCAGACGCAGAATTGGAGAAGACAGTTATAACAATTGGCGGAGATAAAATTTCTGAAAAGTTCACAAGCGAGGGAGAGCAAATTTTATTTGACGGATTTTTAAAGCTGTATCTGGAGGGAAGAGATGATGAGCCGGAGGAGGAAGCGGAGAATCAGCTTATTCCTGCTATTCCCGACAGCGAAAAAATGATGCCGTTGGAGATAGCTGCAACTCAGAGATTTACACAGAAACCTCCAAGATATTCAGAGGCCTCTCTTGTAAAGAAAATGGAGGAGCTGGAGATTGGCAGACCATCTACCTATGCTCCAACCATCACAACAATAATGGCAAGAGGCTATATTGTTAAAGAGGATAGAGACGGAGTAGAGAGGAAATATGAGAAGATGACCCTGTCGGGAGAAAAAATAGAGAAAACAGAATTGACGGAAAAGACAGGAGCTGAGAAAAATAAATTATTCCCGGAGGACATAGGAACTCTTGTGACGGATTTTCTGGAGAAGAATTTTACCTCTATTATGGACTACGGCTTTACTGCAAAAATTGAGGGTGACTTTGATAAGATTGCAGCGGGCAAAATGGTCTGGAACAATTTGATTAAAACATTCTACGGTCCTTTCCATCAGAAGGTTGAAGCCTCCATGGAAGAGAAGGGCCACGTAAATGCGCAGCGCTCTTTGGGCAAAGACCCTGCAAGCGGAAAAGAGATTATAGTAAGGCTTGGCAAATTTGGTCCTGTTGTTCAAAAGGGAGATAATGATGACCCTAAAAAAGAATTTTCCAGCCTTAGAAAAGGTCAGTCAATAGAAACAATTACTCTAGAAGAGGCGCTAAAATTATTTGACCTTCCAAGAGAAGTTGGAAAATGGAAAGATAAAGTTGTAACTGCGGCCATTGGCAGATTTGGTCCTTATATAAAGTATGACAACAAATTTGTCTCTCTTGGCAAACTATATGATCCTTACACTATTACAGAGGATGAGGCTTGCGCCCTGATAGAAGATCACATTCAAAAAGAGGCAAATAAAGTCATAAGAGTTTTTGAGAAAGAAGACATTCATGTTCTTAACGGAAGGTTTGGTCCGTACATAAAATGCGGCAAGGACAATTACAAAATTCCAAAGGGCAAAAATGCAAAGAAGGCGGAAGAATTAACGCTGGAAGATTGCCAGAATATTATCAAAAATTCAGAGCCAACCGGCAGAAGCAGAAGAGGGAAAAAGTAG